The following are encoded in a window of Kaistia algarum genomic DNA:
- a CDS encoding Gfo/Idh/MocA family protein, which translates to MSQLRAPGRKTRFGVVGAGLWGSFHCQTLNAIEASELYAVCDLNPERGAEMQRQFGATKVYTDYRELLADPEVEAITVATPDFAHGDIVLAAIKAGKHVMSEKPLATTLAEAEAIANAAAVSGTKTMVDFHNRVSPPIVAVRQAVAAGEIGMPLHASARLSNTQFVPFELLSWASKSSALWFLGSHALDALRFIMGAEVKRVQAMARHGHLSGKGVDTADVHMALLEFDNGCVATLQNSWVLPLDMPSIVDFRIDIVGDKGAVETYPTLNDVVKKYTGNGLRGADVIGITPTAGGRIGGFVTEAIARFVDAVVLDAPVLADARDGLQVTRVLVAIEESARTGKTITLADGVA; encoded by the coding sequence ATGTCGCAACTGCGTGCTCCGGGCCGGAAGACCCGCTTCGGAGTCGTCGGTGCGGGCCTCTGGGGCTCGTTCCATTGTCAGACTCTCAATGCCATTGAGGCATCCGAGCTCTATGCCGTCTGCGATCTGAACCCGGAACGCGGCGCCGAAATGCAGCGCCAGTTCGGCGCGACCAAGGTCTATACGGATTATCGCGAACTGCTCGCCGATCCGGAGGTCGAGGCGATCACCGTGGCGACGCCCGATTTCGCCCATGGCGATATCGTGCTCGCCGCCATCAAGGCCGGCAAGCATGTCATGAGCGAGAAGCCGCTCGCGACGACGCTAGCTGAGGCCGAGGCGATCGCCAACGCCGCCGCCGTTTCCGGCACCAAGACCATGGTCGACTTCCACAACCGCGTCAGCCCGCCGATCGTGGCGGTCCGGCAGGCGGTGGCTGCCGGTGAGATCGGCATGCCGCTGCATGCCTCGGCGCGGCTCTCCAACACGCAGTTCGTGCCGTTTGAACTCCTGTCCTGGGCGTCGAAGTCCTCGGCGCTCTGGTTCCTCGGCAGCCACGCGCTCGACGCGCTGCGCTTCATCATGGGCGCCGAGGTCAAGCGGGTGCAGGCGATGGCGCGTCATGGCCACCTCTCCGGCAAGGGCGTCGACACCGCCGACGTGCATATGGCGCTGCTCGAATTCGACAATGGCTGCGTGGCGACGCTCCAGAACAGCTGGGTACTGCCGCTCGACATGCCGAGCATCGTCGATTTCCGTATCGACATCGTCGGCGACAAGGGCGCGGTCGAGACCTACCCGACCCTGAACGACGTCGTGAAGAAGTACACGGGCAACGGCCTGCGCGGTGCCGACGTGATCGGCATCACGCCGACGGCCGGCGGGCGCATCGGCGGTTTCGTCACCGAGGCGATTGCTCGCTTCGTCGACGCGGTGGTCTTGGATGCCCCGGTGCTGGCTGACGCCCGCGACGGCTTGCAGGTCACCCGCGTGCTGGTCGCGATCGAAGAATCGGCAAGGACCGGCAAGACGATCACGCTCGCCGACGGCGTCGCCTGA
- a CDS encoding carbohydrate ABC transporter permease: MVIVLMLVFIGPIVWFVLLAIRPTATAFTMPPVLVFEPTWDAIRYTFLDPGNNRPQLFNSVIIAAGAVLLNLPFSFPAAYALSRYKIRGRKNIMLWYLGLLMAPPVAFLIPYSILASSVGLKGTYFSMILICQTLTIPFSVWLMRSFIDEVPVEIEEAARVDGASTAAIMLRIVLPLVRPGIIVTSMFAFVFSWNNAAFPLVLANRSTTTLPVGTLQYFGTAGVTWGFIAVAAVAAMIPPMLIFLALDRYVVRGLTFGSVKG, encoded by the coding sequence ATGGTCATCGTCCTGATGCTGGTCTTCATCGGGCCGATCGTCTGGTTCGTGCTGCTCGCCATTCGCCCGACGGCGACGGCCTTCACCATGCCGCCGGTGCTGGTCTTCGAGCCGACCTGGGATGCGATCCGCTATACCTTCCTCGATCCCGGCAACAACCGGCCGCAGCTCTTTAACAGCGTGATCATCGCCGCCGGCGCGGTGCTGCTGAACCTGCCGTTCTCGTTCCCCGCGGCCTATGCGCTGTCGCGCTACAAGATCCGCGGCCGCAAGAACATCATGCTCTGGTATCTGGGACTGCTGATGGCGCCGCCTGTCGCCTTCCTGATCCCCTATTCGATCCTGGCGAGTTCCGTCGGGCTCAAGGGCACCTATTTCTCGATGATCCTGATCTGCCAGACGCTGACCATTCCCTTCTCGGTGTGGCTGATGCGCTCCTTCATCGACGAGGTGCCGGTCGAGATCGAGGAGGCGGCCCGCGTCGACGGCGCGAGCACGGCGGCGATCATGCTGCGGATCGTGCTGCCGCTGGTGCGCCCCGGCATCATCGTCACCTCGATGTTCGCCTTCGTCTTCTCCTGGAACAACGCCGCCTTCCCGCTGGTGCTCGCCAACCGCTCGACGACGACGCTGCCTGTCGGCACGCTGCAATATTTCGGCACGGCCGGCGTCACCTGGGGCTTCATCGCGGTCGCAGCCGTCGCGGCGATGATCCCCCCCATGCTCATCTTCCTGGCCCTCGACCGCTATGTCGTGCGCGGGCTCACCTTTGGCTCTGTGAAAGGATGA
- a CDS encoding carbohydrate ABC transporter permease: MPNYVPWLLISPSIILLLTLIAFPLLFALKNSFYFWNLQMGPTPMGFVGFDNYKMALQGGFFLGALWNTVLMTVVGTAVEFMLGLMIALLLARQLKGMNVARALLIMPTTIAPIVVGFLFRYMYDPGGGLIPWLLTSVGIPIPAQGLLGSSSTALWAVLFADIWQWTPFFAIVLYAGLLSIPDDIIEAARLDRTPPLAMLWHIKMPLIKKTALIVVMLRFMQLFNTFDLIVVLTKGGPGASTRTLGYTLYQAGLVDFNIGLSSAMTWMMVIIVNAIIGLFVFFAFRDWD, from the coding sequence ATGCCCAACTATGTTCCCTGGCTGCTCATCAGCCCGTCGATCATCCTGCTCCTGACGCTGATCGCATTCCCGCTTCTGTTCGCGTTGAAGAACAGCTTCTATTTCTGGAACCTGCAGATGGGCCCCACGCCGATGGGGTTCGTCGGTTTCGACAATTACAAGATGGCGCTTCAGGGCGGCTTCTTCCTCGGCGCACTGTGGAATACCGTCCTGATGACGGTGGTCGGCACGGCCGTCGAGTTCATGCTGGGGCTGATGATTGCGCTGCTGCTCGCGCGCCAGCTCAAGGGCATGAATGTCGCCCGCGCGCTGCTCATCATGCCGACGACCATCGCGCCGATCGTGGTCGGCTTCCTGTTCCGCTATATGTATGATCCGGGCGGCGGGCTCATTCCCTGGCTGCTGACGTCGGTCGGCATTCCGATCCCGGCGCAGGGCCTGCTCGGATCGAGCAGCACCGCGCTCTGGGCCGTGCTCTTCGCCGATATCTGGCAGTGGACGCCGTTCTTCGCGATTGTGCTCTATGCCGGGCTGCTGTCGATCCCCGACGACATCATCGAGGCGGCACGCCTCGACCGCACGCCGCCGCTCGCCATGCTCTGGCACATCAAGATGCCGCTCATCAAGAAGACGGCGCTGATCGTGGTGATGCTGCGTTTCATGCAGCTTTTCAACACCTTCGACCTGATCGTCGTGCTGACCAAGGGCGGACCGGGAGCGTCGACGCGAACGCTGGGCTACACGCTCTACCAGGCCGGTCTCGTCGACTTCAACATCGGCCTCTCCAGCGCCATGACCTGGATGATGGTGATCATCGTCAACGCGATCATCGGCCTTTTCGTCTTCTTCGCGTTTCGGGATTGGGATTGA
- a CDS encoding extracellular solute-binding protein: MANFANFTPTRRGLLKGGTALAGAAALGGMPRVASAQEKTLRVLLAGDPFYYAIEGLKDEFTKETGIKLEIEAISLEALQARLTSSFVSNEPDADVISVDQMWLGQYLGSKWIKPLDDFIKADKDMDFSDFIPEVLYSMNTWRGQVGTLPVASYAQMVFYRKDLMESKGIKIPEDGSWTWDEYAEIIKQVNGADFDSQKIVGTVLAGQQPAPIVHMYTQLQASKGARWFKAFPAAPTWDFEPTIDSPENLDALKAFVDLYKYAPPESINYNWFDAGMRFAKGDIGMFYWWTAYSYLCKKDGYMSGKDSVVADKMGIVPLPKQPGKDQVVSLGGHSLGIAGNTQKPDESWQFIKWATSAKTQKAMGLFNKFGFQFSDFGRKSLYSDPDLLKIYPYLPGQLVALQSGNGKIVRPPAPVYTTLEGIYGLNLNNALSGAMSPEDCLKQTSSYFTNILKGNFLIPFSQPSFDDTLDATKALIKSLS, from the coding sequence ATGGCGAACTTCGCTAATTTCACCCCGACCCGCCGCGGGCTGCTGAAGGGCGGCACGGCGCTGGCTGGAGCCGCGGCGCTCGGCGGCATGCCGCGCGTGGCATCGGCTCAGGAGAAGACGCTGCGCGTCCTCCTCGCCGGCGATCCCTTCTATTATGCGATCGAAGGCCTCAAGGACGAGTTCACCAAGGAGACCGGCATCAAGCTCGAGATCGAGGCGATCTCGCTTGAGGCGCTGCAGGCCCGCCTGACCTCCTCCTTCGTCTCCAACGAGCCGGACGCCGACGTCATCTCGGTCGACCAGATGTGGCTCGGCCAGTATCTTGGCAGCAAGTGGATCAAGCCGCTCGATGATTTCATCAAGGCGGACAAGGACATGGACTTCTCGGACTTCATTCCGGAAGTCCTCTATTCGATGAATACGTGGCGCGGCCAGGTCGGCACGCTTCCCGTCGCGTCCTACGCGCAGATGGTTTTCTATCGCAAGGACCTGATGGAATCCAAGGGCATCAAGATCCCCGAGGATGGCAGCTGGACCTGGGACGAATACGCCGAGATCATCAAGCAGGTGAACGGCGCCGACTTCGACAGCCAGAAGATCGTCGGAACGGTCCTGGCCGGCCAGCAGCCGGCGCCGATCGTCCACATGTACACCCAGCTGCAGGCCAGCAAGGGCGCCCGCTGGTTCAAGGCCTTCCCGGCCGCACCGACCTGGGATTTCGAGCCCACCATCGACAGCCCGGAAAACCTCGACGCGCTCAAGGCCTTCGTCGACCTCTACAAATACGCCCCGCCGGAGTCGATCAACTACAACTGGTTCGACGCCGGCATGCGCTTCGCGAAGGGCGATATCGGCATGTTCTACTGGTGGACGGCCTATTCCTATCTTTGCAAGAAGGACGGCTACATGTCCGGCAAGGACTCGGTCGTCGCCGACAAGATGGGCATCGTCCCGCTGCCGAAGCAGCCCGGCAAGGACCAGGTGGTCTCGCTCGGCGGCCACAGCCTCGGCATCGCCGGCAACACGCAGAAGCCGGATGAATCCTGGCAGTTCATCAAATGGGCCACCTCTGCCAAGACGCAGAAGGCCATGGGCCTCTTCAACAAGTTCGGCTTCCAGTTCTCGGACTTCGGCCGCAAGTCGCTCTATTCGGATCCCGACCTGCTGAAGATCTATCCGTATCTGCCCGGCCAGCTCGTCGCCCTGCAATCTGGCAATGGCAAGATCGTCCGCCCACCGGCGCCGGTCTACACCACGCTCGAAGGCATTTACGGCCTCAATTTGAACAACGCGCTTTCCGGCGCGATGAGCCCGGAGGACTGCCTGAAGCAGACCTCGAGCTACTTCACGAACATCCTCAAGGGGAACTTCCTCATCCCCTTCAGCCAGCCCTCCTTCGACGATACGCTGGACGCCACCAAGGCGCTCATCAAGTCGCTCTCCTGA
- a CDS encoding ROK family protein gives MASSEDGLFDADRPAPLPTDSPTALRDRPSLLSSSLVGSTNRGRVVQALFDRGPSSRAELARFAGVNRTTISGIVQPLLDQQFLVEGEPMPAGDVGGKPARPLWFSPQSRPICGILLMPEEVRSCLVSLEGKIEAEHSEPLSAHLSGADEVTERLIRCVSRTLASAKRSPLGLGVAAGGMVDTNRRSIIAVNLAPVLAGYPVGDILARRFNLPVQIDHHPRALLVGDRWFGKGRGMRNFAVVYTGEVLGGALHLDGHLYRGLSGAGGELGHTFVQVDGDICHCGRRGCWETIATLGWLRRRAREAGLPDPDGINSQRLVALAGDGAVGAEELLDLYARNVAIGIANLQQTVAPNFFILHGDVVGGGSRMVEAIARHVRRLVPSRPGGEVSFETGDTEDRAALLGAAGLVLSDLLHFPL, from the coding sequence ATGGCGAGCAGCGAGGACGGATTGTTCGATGCGGATCGGCCGGCGCCGCTGCCGACCGACAGCCCTACCGCCTTGCGTGACCGCCCTTCCCTGCTCTCCTCATCGCTCGTTGGCTCGACCAATCGCGGCCGTGTGGTCCAGGCCCTCTTCGACCGTGGGCCGTCGAGCCGGGCGGAACTCGCCCGCTTCGCCGGCGTCAACCGGACGACCATTTCCGGCATTGTGCAGCCACTGCTCGACCAGCAATTCCTGGTCGAGGGAGAGCCGATGCCGGCCGGCGACGTCGGCGGCAAGCCGGCGCGCCCGCTCTGGTTCTCCCCGCAATCCCGGCCGATCTGCGGCATCCTGCTGATGCCGGAGGAAGTCCGCTCCTGCCTCGTGAGCCTTGAGGGCAAGATCGAAGCCGAGCACAGCGAGCCGCTATCCGCGCATCTAAGCGGGGCCGACGAGGTTACGGAGCGGCTCATCCGTTGCGTCTCCCGAACGCTCGCCTCGGCGAAGCGCAGCCCGCTCGGCCTCGGCGTGGCCGCGGGTGGCATGGTGGATACCAACCGCCGCTCGATCATCGCCGTGAACCTCGCGCCGGTGCTGGCCGGCTATCCGGTGGGCGACATCCTCGCTCGCCGCTTCAACCTGCCGGTCCAGATCGACCATCATCCACGCGCGCTGCTCGTCGGCGATCGCTGGTTTGGCAAGGGCCGCGGCATGCGCAATTTTGCCGTCGTCTATACCGGCGAGGTGCTGGGCGGCGCGCTGCATCTCGACGGTCATCTCTATCGCGGCCTTTCCGGTGCCGGAGGCGAACTCGGCCACACCTTCGTGCAGGTCGATGGCGATATCTGTCATTGCGGGCGGCGCGGCTGCTGGGAGACGATCGCGACCTTGGGCTGGCTGCGTCGCCGGGCACGTGAGGCCGGGCTACCGGATCCGGATGGGATCAACTCGCAGCGTCTGGTTGCCCTCGCAGGCGATGGCGCAGTCGGCGCGGAGGAACTTCTCGACCTCTACGCCCGCAACGTCGCCATCGGCATCGCAAATCTGCAGCAGACCGTCGCCCCGAATTTCTTCATCCTGCATGGCGACGTCGTCGGCGGCGGCTCGCGCATGGTCGAAGCCATCGCACGGCATGTGCGCCGGCTGGTCCCGAGCCGGCCGGGTGGAGAAGTCAGCTTCGAGACCGGCGACACGGAGGACCGGGCCGCCCTTCTGGGCGCTGCCGGGCTGGTGCTGTCCGACCTGCTGCACTTTCCACTTTAG
- a CDS encoding N,N-dimethylformamidase beta subunit family domain-containing protein: protein MLKIVGYPDRYSVAPGETIAFKLSVEEGASFDARIVRVVNGDCNPEGPGLEFRHVPTDADGRHAALVQRVDAGSYMIAEGVPPLAEKPFTFCAFIWPTLPTRPDQTLAAQWDSATQSGFRIVIAGGRTGIVVGDGKGGISTAFVDGVMIPRRWYHLVISLDPASGDVTIAQRPFIAYAKTQDAGVFSGRLDVRPAALAAPFLLAGTVEKDGSVDRHYDGKIDSPTLLAGQHGPEDHLRLLQAHMPQELATSVVARWDFSRGIDTAAATDVGPSLLHGRLEQLPTRGMKGWNWTGEEHAWPRKPEQYGAVHFHHDDVYDAAWKTSVEVRLPDDMPSGAYALHAVCGDSDETATREAYIAFFVRPPRAKAARGKRPKVLLLAPTMSYLAYANHGEHITARGAERQMGRLLTFGHADLYMYDHAELGGSLYDTHADGSGVNYSSRLRPNLNFSPRYHSWLGGPGSALYQYNADTHLFAWLDRKGVDYDVVTDEDLHEDGYELLAEYPIVLTGTHPEYHSTAMWDAMKAWVDRGGRLMYLGANGWYWRIAFNKSLPGVIEVRRAEDGTRTWEQEPGEYHHSFTGEYGGLWRRLGRAPNVMCGIGFIAQGFDMSSYYRRAPDADNPRVGFIFKDVPDEIIGNFGLVGGGAAGIELDCISLPLGSPPNILRLASSDGHSSMMMLTNEEFSIVLPNLGGDQNERVHADLTFYETPAGGAVFGTGSIAWCGSLLPNGGDNNVSRITWNVLERFLDETPF, encoded by the coding sequence ATGCTCAAAATCGTCGGCTATCCTGATCGCTACAGCGTCGCGCCGGGCGAGACGATCGCCTTCAAGCTCTCGGTCGAGGAAGGCGCGTCCTTCGACGCGCGCATCGTCCGCGTGGTGAATGGCGACTGCAATCCGGAGGGACCGGGGCTTGAATTCCGGCATGTCCCGACCGACGCCGACGGCCGTCATGCCGCGCTCGTCCAGCGGGTCGATGCCGGCTCCTACATGATTGCCGAGGGCGTGCCGCCGCTGGCCGAAAAGCCATTCACCTTCTGCGCCTTTATCTGGCCGACTCTGCCAACGCGCCCCGACCAAACCCTCGCCGCCCAATGGGACAGCGCGACGCAATCGGGCTTTCGCATCGTTATCGCCGGCGGCCGAACCGGAATCGTCGTTGGGGACGGCAAAGGCGGCATCTCGACGGCCTTCGTCGACGGCGTGATGATACCGCGCCGCTGGTATCACCTGGTGATATCGCTCGACCCGGCGAGCGGCGATGTCACGATCGCGCAGCGTCCCTTCATTGCGTATGCGAAGACCCAAGATGCCGGTGTCTTCTCGGGGCGGCTCGATGTCCGTCCGGCGGCGCTCGCAGCGCCCTTCCTGCTGGCCGGCACGGTCGAGAAGGACGGTAGCGTCGACCGCCACTATGACGGCAAGATCGACAGCCCGACGCTTCTCGCCGGACAGCACGGGCCGGAGGACCATTTGCGCCTCCTCCAGGCTCATATGCCCCAGGAACTTGCCACTTCCGTCGTTGCGCGCTGGGACTTCTCGCGCGGGATCGACACGGCGGCGGCAACGGATGTCGGTCCGTCGCTGCTGCATGGCCGGCTCGAGCAATTGCCGACGCGCGGCATGAAGGGCTGGAACTGGACCGGCGAGGAGCATGCCTGGCCAAGGAAGCCGGAGCAGTATGGCGCCGTGCATTTCCACCATGACGACGTCTATGACGCCGCCTGGAAAACGTCGGTCGAAGTCCGCCTCCCCGACGACATGCCGAGCGGCGCCTATGCGCTGCATGCCGTCTGCGGCGACAGCGACGAGACCGCCACACGCGAGGCTTATATTGCCTTTTTCGTGCGGCCGCCGCGGGCCAAAGCTGCGCGCGGCAAGCGGCCGAAAGTGCTGCTGCTGGCGCCGACCATGTCCTATCTCGCCTATGCCAATCACGGCGAGCACATCACGGCGCGCGGCGCCGAGCGGCAGATGGGCCGGCTCCTCACCTTCGGCCATGCCGATCTCTACATGTATGATCATGCCGAACTTGGCGGGTCGCTCTACGACACCCATGCCGACGGATCGGGCGTCAATTATTCGAGCCGGCTCCGGCCCAACCTCAATTTCTCACCGCGCTACCATTCCTGGCTCGGGGGACCCGGCTCGGCGCTCTACCAGTACAATGCCGATACCCATCTCTTTGCCTGGCTCGACAGGAAGGGCGTCGACTACGACGTCGTCACCGACGAGGATTTGCATGAGGACGGCTACGAGCTTCTGGCCGAATACCCAATCGTCCTGACCGGCACGCATCCCGAATATCATTCCACGGCAATGTGGGACGCGATGAAGGCCTGGGTCGATCGCGGCGGCCGGCTCATGTATCTCGGCGCCAATGGCTGGTACTGGCGGATCGCCTTCAACAAATCGCTGCCGGGCGTGATCGAGGTGCGGCGGGCCGAGGACGGAACCCGCACCTGGGAGCAGGAGCCGGGCGAATATCACCATTCGTTCACGGGCGAATATGGCGGCCTGTGGCGGCGGCTCGGGCGTGCTCCCAATGTCATGTGCGGCATCGGCTTCATCGCGCAGGGCTTCGATATGTCGAGCTATTACCGTCGCGCTCCAGACGCCGACAATCCCCGCGTGGGCTTCATCTTCAAGGATGTGCCGGACGAGATCATCGGCAATTTCGGCCTTGTCGGCGGCGGCGCGGCCGGCATCGAGCTCGACTGTATCTCCCTGCCGCTCGGCTCGCCGCCCAACATCCTCCGCCTCGCCTCCTCCGACGGCCACAGCTCCATGATGATGCTGACCAATGAGGAGTTCAGCATCGTCCTGCCCAATCTCGGCGGCGACCAGAACGAGCGCGTCCACGCCGATCTTACCTTCTACGAGACACCGGCGGGCGGCGCCGTATTCGGAACCGGCTCGATCGCCTGGTGCGGCTCGCTGCTGCCGAACGGCGGCGACAACAACGTCTCGAGGATCACCTGGAACGTTCTGGAGCGCTTCCTCGACGAGACGCCTTTCTGA
- a CDS encoding metallophosphoesterase family protein yields MRCLIVSDLHYSLAQYDWVLAVAGHFDLVIIAGDHLDLSSSVDWRAQTVVVKKYIDRIRAKTRLVTCSGNHDLDSRDASGEKVARWIRDFRHRDVPADDESFTIDGTLFTICPWWDGPVARERVGAQIAADALKPKRRWFWLYHAPPDNSPTSWTGQRHFGDTALSEWIEQYKPDIVFSGHVHQSPFAKGGSWVDRIGSTIIFNTGQSYGAPPAHIVLDTDIGEAVWISQAGVQSMRLDQALERPLPYLTRLPEWLTSPDREGDRIPA; encoded by the coding sequence ATGCGGTGTCTCATAGTCTCCGATCTGCATTATTCGCTGGCCCAGTATGACTGGGTTCTTGCGGTCGCCGGTCATTTCGACCTCGTCATCATCGCCGGCGACCATCTCGACCTCTCCTCGTCGGTCGACTGGCGCGCGCAGACGGTGGTGGTGAAGAAATATATCGACCGCATCCGCGCCAAGACGCGGCTCGTCACCTGTTCCGGCAATCATGATCTCGATTCGCGCGACGCCTCCGGCGAGAAGGTCGCGCGCTGGATCCGCGACTTCCGGCATCGCGACGTCCCGGCCGACGACGAATCCTTCACGATCGACGGCACGCTTTTCACCATCTGCCCATGGTGGGACGGTCCGGTGGCGCGCGAGCGGGTCGGCGCGCAGATTGCCGCCGATGCCTTGAAGCCGAAGCGGCGCTGGTTCTGGCTCTATCACGCGCCGCCGGACAATTCGCCGACGAGTTGGACCGGGCAGCGCCATTTCGGCGACACGGCGCTCAGTGAATGGATCGAGCAATACAAGCCGGACATCGTCTTTTCCGGTCACGTCCACCAGTCGCCCTTCGCCAAGGGCGGTTCCTGGGTCGACCGCATCGGCTCGACGATCATCTTCAATACCGGCCAGAGCTATGGCGCGCCGCCGGCCCATATCGTGCTCGATACCGACATTGGCGAAGCGGTCTGGATCTCACAGGCCGGCGTGCAGTCCATGCGGCTCGACCAGGCGCTGGAGCGGCCGCTGCCCTATCTGACCCGCCTGCCGGAATGGCTCACATCCCCGGATCGGGAAGGCGATCGGATCCCGGCTTAA
- a CDS encoding Crp/Fnr family transcriptional regulator, producing MMSVLHRYDEGLKLQFDAGTVLLSEGTTSGRLYVLADGVLEVVRGETQVALVTEPGAIFGEMSVLLDAPHTATVRAMMSSTVYAFDDAAAFMRSDPHFAFFVARMLAQRLNAATSYLVDMKQQYDHHGDHLGMVSEVLDSLMHHPDTDFKPGSDRLPDPGM from the coding sequence ATGATGTCGGTCTTGCATCGGTACGACGAGGGGCTGAAGCTGCAATTCGACGCTGGCACCGTGCTGCTTTCCGAAGGTACGACGTCGGGGCGCCTCTACGTTCTGGCTGACGGCGTCCTGGAGGTCGTTCGCGGCGAGACCCAGGTCGCGCTCGTCACCGAACCCGGCGCCATCTTCGGCGAAATGTCGGTCCTGCTCGATGCACCCCACACGGCGACCGTGCGCGCGATGATGTCATCGACCGTCTATGCCTTCGACGACGCGGCGGCGTTCATGCGTTCCGATCCGCATTTCGCCTTCTTCGTCGCCCGCATGCTCGCCCAGCGGCTCAATGCCGCCACGAGCTATCTCGTCGACATGAAGCAGCAATATGACCACCATGGCGACCATCTCGGCATGGTGAGCGAGGTGCTGGACAGCTTGATGCACCACCCCGACACCGACTTTAAGCCGGGATCCGATCGCCTTCCCGATCCGGGGATGTGA
- a CDS encoding SulP family inorganic anion transporter: MSLPLVGRPRSDRPDFASMFTPKLVTILREGYHFSDFKADLFAGLTVAIVALPLSMALAIAGGTTPDRGLYTSIVGGFLVSVFGGSRFQIGGPSASFIVVTAATMALHGIDGLVIATIMAGLMLAAAGLLRLGTYVKFIPYPVTVGFTAGIAAIIFAGQIKDLFGLTLQHDPAELWPKLQALGQAAGTVNPASVGIAGLTIVIIVGLKRFRPGWPGLLFAVAAASLAAAAFSLPVETIGSRFGGIPSTLPIPHLPAISIDKAVAVFPAAVAFALLAAIESLLSAVVSDSMTGRRHRSNCELVAQGIANIGSALFGGICVAGVLARTATNVRAGAHGPIAGILHSAFLLLFMLVAAPLASYIPLAALAGVLVIVAWNMAQQHEFAVLLRSSHGDAVVLLATFLLTIFKDITLGIVVGFTIGALLFINRMSQATAIESQTPFVSDDTADDAEPRTRYNSALATDKNMIVYRITGAFFFAAASSVGAVLDSIADQSKTVVIDFSSVPFLDSTAANTIYGVAKKASRHATTLYLTGTSRSVREVLLRHDVSSDLVRYRTTIADAVAEAKGEPMATDEVSLAKA; this comes from the coding sequence ATGTCACTTCCGCTCGTGGGCCGACCGCGTTCCGATCGACCCGACTTCGCCAGCATGTTCACGCCGAAGCTCGTGACGATCCTGCGGGAGGGGTATCATTTTTCCGACTTCAAGGCCGATCTGTTTGCCGGCCTGACGGTTGCGATCGTGGCCCTGCCGCTGTCCATGGCGCTCGCCATCGCCGGCGGCACCACGCCGGACCGCGGCCTATACACATCCATCGTCGGCGGCTTCCTCGTCAGTGTCTTCGGCGGCAGCCGCTTCCAGATTGGCGGCCCGTCCGCCTCCTTCATCGTCGTGACCGCCGCGACGATGGCGCTACATGGCATCGACGGACTGGTCATCGCGACGATCATGGCGGGGCTGATGCTCGCCGCAGCCGGACTATTGAGGCTCGGCACCTATGTGAAGTTCATCCCCTATCCGGTCACGGTAGGATTTACGGCCGGAATCGCCGCCATCATCTTCGCCGGCCAGATCAAGGACCTGTTTGGGCTGACGCTGCAGCATGACCCCGCCGAACTCTGGCCCAAGCTGCAGGCGCTCGGCCAGGCGGCCGGGACGGTCAATCCGGCGTCCGTCGGGATCGCGGGGCTCACCATCGTCATCATCGTCGGCTTGAAGCGGTTCCGCCCCGGCTGGCCGGGCCTCCTGTTCGCCGTCGCCGCAGCCTCGCTCGCAGCCGCGGCCTTCTCGCTTCCGGTGGAGACGATCGGCTCGCGTTTCGGCGGCATTCCGAGCACCCTTCCAATACCGCACCTTCCAGCCATTTCCATCGACAAGGCCGTCGCCGTCTTCCCCGCCGCCGTCGCCTTCGCGCTGCTGGCGGCGATCGAATCCCTGCTTTCGGCCGTCGTCTCCGACAGCATGACCGGGCGTCGCCATCGCTCGAACTGCGAGCTTGTCGCGCAGGGCATCGCCAATATCGGATCGGCCCTGTTCGGCGGCATCTGCGTGGCGGGCGTTCTGGCGCGGACGGCGACCAATGTGCGCGCCGGCGCGCATGGGCCCATCGCCGGCATATTGCATTCCGCTTTCCTGCTGCTGTTCATGCTGGTCGCCGCGCCGCTGGCCAGCTACATCCCGCTCGCAGCGCTTGCCGGCGTTCTGGTCATCGTGGCCTGGAACATGGCGCAGCAGCATGAATTCGCTGTGCTCCTGCGCTCATCGCATGGCGACGCAGTGGTTCTGCTCGCGACCTTCCTCCTGACCATTTTCAAGGACATCACGCTCGGCATCGTCGTGGGCTTCACCATTGGCGCGCTGCTGTTCATCAACCGCATGTCGCAGGCAACGGCGATCGAATCGCAGACCCCCTTCGTCTCGGACGACACCGCCGACGACGCCGAGCCCCGCACCCGCTATAATTCCGCGCTGGCGACCGACAAGAACATGATCGTCTATCGCATCACCGGAGCGTTCTTTTTCGCGGCGGCCTCCTCGGTTGGCGCGGTCCTCGACAGCATCGCCGACCAGAGCAAGACGGTCGTGATCGACTTCTCCTCCGTGCCCTTCCTCGATTCGACGGCCGCGAACACGATCTACGGCGTTGCGAAAAAGGCTTCGCGGCACGCGACGACGCTCTACCTCACCGGGACATCGCGCTCCGTTCGCGAAGTACTGCTCAGGCACGACGTCAGTTCCGATCTGGTGCGATACCGGACCACGATCGCGGACGCAGTCGCCGAGGCAAAAGGCGAACCCATGGCGACGGACGAAGTGTCTCTGGCAAAGGCATGA